One segment of Streptomyces roseifaciens DNA contains the following:
- a CDS encoding D-alanyl-D-alanine carboxypeptidase, with amino-acid sequence MSPASGEADADAKAETSAEDSAKAGPSTGGRAAPGGDARLKAAVAAWVAGTDGEEAEEGSEASDGSEKASKAPAAPAAADEPGEPDANSAPSGKDEDSAPADRATAVFRTVRPKADASSDDGDGNGDGDGKAAKAASGEDKDATPAGRPANGAPSAKGKTSAPADQATAVFGAVRPKADASSAEAPAAERSANGGAPSGKDKGKDSAPAPADQATAVFRTVRPKGDGPSAGGDGKASEAAKGASGERKDASSAEAPAAGRSANGAPSAKDKGEDSAPADQATAVFRTLRPKAEAPARDGEDPKSPAADGKSRGSDDQATALLKAPVIDAPARKDGAAKDGAAKKDGAAEGGDSDSERTSQFVPLKSLDEAAAKSATPAKAPAKAPARDAAKAPAKPAPAKDAAKASAKVPAPAPAPGKPAIPVSVTPPAPSERTQQQPFPPRPGGGGPTVPPAAGQPAAPLDLLAQLTNTPPPPETPTRTILRRVKIWTPLVVLLAIIFCVVQAFRPLPEPTLVLTAKKTFKFDGDKAQMTWPATGQAYVEVDGLGALGESGEEKPVPIASVTKVMTAYITLRDHPMKKGDKKGALMTVDAKAVSDYQKGKPEGESLVRVTEGQKLSEYEALEALMLPSANNIAKLLARWDAGSEEAFVKKMNDTAKDLGMVNTTFTDPSGFDATTKSTAKDLVKLGKKAMADPVFKEISGLTEYIDSNGEKQKNFNPIVPLYGTGIKTGTTTAAGGNLLFAAEKKIGGTTQLIIGAVLAQHKTPIIDSVVAATKDAIESAKKALEAKTVVKKGDVVGAVDDGLGGRTPVVATKDVTAVGWAGLSVGLALNDGGHKLPHAAKSGAEVGMLTVGSGPGQVRVPVALKAPLAEPGFGAKLTRLG; translated from the coding sequence GTGTCCCCGGCGTCCGGTGAGGCCGATGCGGATGCAAAGGCCGAGACCTCTGCGGAGGACTCGGCGAAGGCCGGGCCCTCCACCGGGGGTCGCGCGGCCCCCGGCGGCGACGCCCGCCTGAAGGCCGCTGTGGCGGCGTGGGTGGCCGGTACGGACGGGGAAGAGGCCGAAGAGGGCTCCGAGGCCTCCGACGGCTCGGAGAAGGCCTCCAAGGCCCCTGCCGCCCCTGCCGCCGCGGACGAGCCCGGCGAGCCCGACGCGAACAGCGCCCCGTCGGGCAAGGACGAGGACTCCGCGCCCGCCGACCGGGCGACGGCCGTCTTCCGTACGGTCCGGCCGAAGGCCGATGCCTCGTCCGATGACGGCGACGGCAACGGCGACGGTGACGGCAAGGCCGCGAAGGCCGCCTCCGGCGAGGACAAGGACGCCACCCCCGCGGGCCGGCCCGCGAACGGTGCCCCGTCCGCCAAGGGCAAGACCTCCGCGCCCGCCGACCAGGCCACGGCCGTCTTCGGTGCGGTCCGGCCGAAGGCCGACGCCTCCTCCGCCGAGGCCCCGGCCGCCGAGCGGTCCGCCAACGGCGGCGCTCCGTCCGGCAAGGACAAGGGCAAGGACTCCGCGCCCGCGCCCGCCGACCAGGCCACCGCCGTGTTCCGTACGGTCCGGCCGAAGGGCGACGGGCCGTCCGCGGGCGGCGACGGCAAGGCCTCCGAGGCCGCGAAGGGCGCCTCCGGCGAGCGCAAGGACGCCTCCTCCGCGGAGGCCCCGGCCGCCGGGCGGTCCGCCAACGGTGCCCCGTCCGCCAAGGACAAGGGTGAGGACTCCGCGCCCGCCGACCAGGCCACCGCCGTCTTCCGTACGCTCCGGCCCAAGGCCGAGGCTCCCGCCCGTGACGGCGAGGACCCGAAGTCCCCGGCCGCCGACGGCAAGTCCCGTGGATCCGATGATCAGGCGACCGCCCTGCTCAAGGCCCCCGTCATCGACGCGCCCGCCCGCAAGGACGGCGCCGCCAAGGACGGTGCCGCCAAGAAGGACGGTGCCGCCGAGGGCGGGGACTCCGACTCCGAGCGCACCAGCCAGTTCGTGCCGCTGAAGTCGCTCGACGAGGCTGCCGCCAAGTCGGCCACCCCTGCCAAGGCCCCTGCCAAGGCCCCCGCCAGGGACGCTGCCAAGGCTCCGGCCAAGCCCGCCCCGGCGAAGGACGCCGCCAAGGCGTCCGCGAAGGTCCCCGCGCCCGCGCCCGCCCCGGGCAAGCCCGCCATTCCGGTCAGCGTCACTCCGCCCGCCCCCTCCGAGCGGACGCAGCAGCAGCCGTTCCCCCCGAGGCCGGGCGGCGGCGGCCCCACCGTCCCCCCGGCGGCGGGACAGCCCGCGGCGCCGCTGGACCTGCTGGCGCAGCTGACCAACACGCCTCCGCCGCCGGAGACGCCCACCCGCACGATCCTGCGCCGGGTGAAGATCTGGACGCCGCTGGTCGTGCTGCTGGCGATCATCTTCTGCGTGGTGCAGGCGTTCCGCCCGCTGCCGGAGCCGACGCTGGTGCTCACGGCGAAGAAGACGTTCAAGTTCGACGGCGACAAGGCGCAGATGACGTGGCCGGCGACCGGCCAGGCGTACGTCGAGGTGGACGGCCTGGGCGCGCTGGGCGAGTCCGGCGAGGAGAAGCCCGTCCCGATCGCGAGCGTCACCAAGGTGATGACCGCGTACATCACCCTTCGCGATCACCCGATGAAGAAGGGTGACAAGAAGGGCGCGCTGATGACCGTCGACGCCAAGGCGGTGAGCGACTACCAGAAGGGCAAGCCCGAGGGCGAGTCCCTGGTCCGGGTGACCGAGGGCCAGAAGCTCTCGGAGTACGAGGCGCTGGAAGCGCTGATGCTGCCGTCGGCGAACAACATCGCCAAGCTGCTGGCCCGCTGGGACGCCGGTTCCGAGGAGGCGTTCGTCAAGAAGATGAACGACACCGCCAAGGACCTGGGCATGGTGAACACGACGTTCACCGACCCGAGCGGCTTCGACGCGACGACGAAGAGCACCGCGAAGGACCTGGTCAAGCTGGGCAAGAAGGCCATGGCGGACCCGGTCTTCAAGGAGATCTCGGGGCTGACGGAGTACATCGACAGCAACGGCGAGAAGCAGAAGAACTTCAACCCGATCGTTCCGCTGTACGGCACCGGCATCAAGACCGGCACGACCACCGCGGCCGGCGGCAACCTGCTCTTCGCCGCGGAGAAGAAGATCGGCGGCACCACGCAGCTGATCATCGGAGCGGTGCTGGCGCAGCACAAGACGCCGATCATCGACTCGGTGGTCGCGGCGACCAAGGACGCGATCGAGTCGGCGAAGAAGGCGCTCGAGGCGAAGACGGTCGTGAAGAAGGGCGACGTCGTGGGCGCCGTGGACGACGGTCTCGGCGGCCGCACCCCGGTCGTGGCGACCAAGGACGTCACGGCCGTCGGCTGGGCGGGCCTGTCCGTCGGCCTGGCGCTCAACGACGGCGGCCACAAGCTGCCGCACGCGGCGAAGTCCGGTGCCGAGGTCGGCATGCTGACCGTGGGCAGCGGCCCGGGCCAGGTCCGGGTGCCGGTGGCGCTGAAGGCGCCGCTGGCCGAGCCGGGCTTCGGCGCGAAGCTCACGCGCCTCGGCTGA
- a CDS encoding GOLPH3/VPS74 family protein — translation MGRSRRTIPEELLLLALDPATGTTAQPQSLDLGLAGAQLVELALAGRIAPDGDRIAVVMPRPTGDPTLDTALELLRRRGSPVRAVHWIGGPRLGLRQTYLTHLERCGMVHAVAGQMCGVLPTTRYQATDTAISREIRARLDSAIRTGVPPDPRTAALAALAHAVGLGKHLYPGNEGRSSRSRLRDLIRHDPMGGLVAHAVMDVQNGVAAQPRRAPAAAGSGAGAHGAGGSGRRTSVRGTASGQQVAQGTAVMARVGAS, via the coding sequence ATGGGCAGGAGCCGCAGAACAATTCCGGAGGAGCTTCTGCTGCTCGCTTTGGACCCGGCCACGGGAACCACGGCGCAGCCGCAGTCGCTCGACCTGGGTCTCGCCGGGGCGCAGCTAGTGGAGCTGGCTCTGGCTGGACGGATAGCCCCAGACGGGGATCGTATCGCCGTGGTGATGCCGCGGCCGACAGGAGATCCGACGCTGGACACCGCGCTCGAACTGCTGCGCCGCCGCGGCAGTCCGGTCCGCGCCGTCCACTGGATCGGCGGGCCCCGGCTGGGGCTGCGCCAGACGTATCTCACGCACCTGGAGCGGTGCGGCATGGTGCATGCCGTGGCGGGCCAGATGTGCGGGGTGCTGCCGACGACGCGCTATCAGGCGACGGACACCGCGATCAGCCGGGAGATCAGGGCCCGGCTGGACAGCGCGATCCGCACCGGCGTCCCGCCGGACCCGCGGACCGCGGCGCTCGCCGCCCTGGCCCACGCGGTGGGTCTCGGCAAGCACCTCTACCCGGGCAACGAGGGGCGGTCCTCCCGCTCCCGGCTGCGGGATCTGATCAGGCACGACCCGATGGGCGGGCTCGTGGCGCACGCCGTGATGGACGTGCAGAACGGCGTCGCGGCGCAGCCGCGGCGGGCCCCGGCAGCAGCCGGTTCCGGCGCGGGCGCCCACGGCGCCGGCGGCTCGGGGCGGCGCACGTCGGTCCGGGGTACGGCGTCCGGGCAGCAGGTGGCCCAGGGGACGGCCGTGATGGCCCGGGTCGGCGCGTCGTGA
- a CDS encoding helix-turn-helix domain-containing protein, which translates to MASSVNPTVRRRRLGQELRKLRELKGMTAEEVAERLLVSQSKISRLENGRRSISQRDVRDLCGVYGVEDHRIVDSLMQMAKESRQQGWWHAFGDIPYSVYIGLETDAASLRVYEASLVPGLLQTPNYASAVTEGSWPEATGADIERRVQVRMRRQERITDPENPLRLWAVIDESALRRIVGSREIMAEQMRQLVQFSMEPHITVQVLPYDVGAHPGMYGKFSILEFNDPQDASTVYLEGITSDLYLEKPNDVQTYSVMYEHLRMQALNADHSRQFIDRVAEEWAAEV; encoded by the coding sequence GTGGCGTCCAGTGTCAATCCCACCGTTAGGCGACGCCGCTTGGGGCAGGAGCTGCGCAAGCTCCGCGAACTCAAGGGCATGACCGCCGAAGAGGTGGCCGAGCGGCTGCTCGTCTCGCAGTCGAAGATCAGCCGCCTGGAGAACGGCCGCCGCAGCATCAGCCAGCGCGACGTGCGCGATCTCTGCGGGGTGTACGGGGTCGAGGACCACCGCATTGTCGATTCGCTGATGCAGATGGCCAAGGAGTCGCGCCAGCAGGGCTGGTGGCACGCCTTCGGCGACATTCCCTACAGCGTCTACATCGGCCTGGAGACGGATGCGGCCTCACTGCGCGTGTACGAGGCATCTCTCGTACCGGGTCTGCTGCAGACGCCCAATTACGCGAGCGCCGTGACCGAGGGCTCCTGGCCGGAGGCGACGGGCGCGGATATCGAGCGGCGCGTGCAGGTGCGGATGCGGCGGCAGGAACGGATCACCGATCCGGAGAATCCGCTGCGGCTTTGGGCGGTCATCGACGAGTCGGCGCTGCGCCGGATCGTGGGCAGCCGGGAGATCATGGCGGAACAGATGCGCCAGCTCGTGCAGTTCAGCATGGAGCCGCACATCACGGTGCAGGTGCTGCCGTACGACGTGGGTGCGCATCCGGGCATGTACGGAAAGTTCTCCATTCTTGAGTTCAACGACCCGCAGGATGCCAGCACGGTCTATCTGGAGGGGATCACCAGTGACCTCTACCTGGAGAAGCCGAACGATGTGCAGACCTACAGCGTGATGTACGAGCATTTGCGAATGCAGGCCCTCAACGCGGATCACTCCCGGCAGTTCATCGACCGGGTCGCGGAGGAGTGGGCGGCGGAGGTCTGA
- a CDS encoding DUF397 domain-containing protein, which yields MAIQQGNTTWRKSSYSLANGDCVEVASPLPQSIAVRDSKDPQGPILGFEPAAWSSFVTTVSRRAYDF from the coding sequence ATGGCCATCCAGCAGGGAAACACCACGTGGCGCAAGTCCTCGTACTCGCTGGCCAACGGCGACTGCGTGGAGGTCGCTTCCCCTCTCCCCCAGTCCATCGCGGTCCGTGACTCCAAGGACCCCCAGGGGCCGATTCTCGGTTTCGAGCCCGCCGCCTGGTCCTCGTTTGTGACGACCGTTTCCCGTCGCGCGTACGACTTCTGA